In Limibacter armeniacum, the sequence GGGCTCTGATAAGTAATGCCCCTTGTCCAAAATAGTTAAGTACAAGTCCAGGCAAGACCACAAAAAACCATGCTTGACGAATAGCCTTTTTTCCAAAATGCCCTAAATCAGCATAGAGTGCCTCCCCTCCTGTAACTACTAGAAATACGGCACCCAGCACATATAAACTTTCAAAGCCTTCCACAGAAAGAAACTTTATAGCCAATACAGGGTTTAAGGCAACCAAAATGTCTGGATACTTGAGGATATGGACAACACCCAACACACCTAGTATTGAAAACCAAAGCAACATAACAGGTCCAAACAACATCCCTACTTTGGCTGTCCCAAATTGCTGCCCTAAAAAAAGTACCACAAGAATCAGGGTTGTAAGTGGCGGAGCTAGGTTCTCAAATGCAGGATTGATCACTTTGAGACCTTCTACTGCACTCAAGACAGAGATCGCAGGCGTTAACAACCCATCTCCATATAAAAGGGCTGCACCAAAAAGTCCTATCAACAAGATAAATGTTTTCCCTAACCTTTTATCACCAAGACTGGTAAGAGCCGATTGCATCAACGCCAATACCCCTCCTTCCCCATGGTGGTCAGCTTTTAAAACAACAAACAGGTATTTAACACTTACAATCAATATCAATAACCAGAAAATCAAGGATAATATTCCCATCACATTATCCGGATTCAGTGTTGTAGCATGTTTACCATTGAAACACTCCCGAAAGGCATAAAGTGGTGATGTACCAATATCCCCGTAGACGATACCGAGGGCTGCTAAAGCCAGAACTGATTGCTTGGATGGTGTTTTCGACATCGTACCCTAGTATAAGTTGTGTTGTTTGAGGTTTACATAAAGCTAACCTTGATTTAGTGATTGGCAAAATGCCTTTTCAAACTAATGGTACGCCCTTTCAGTTTATAAAATCTTAGATTAGTACTACCTTGAGTAAATCCTAGCTAGCACTTACAATAGCAGGAACTTACCAGAGAAAATAACAATACATTGAAATAATAACATGACAGAGTTTTGGGAATCGAGTTTTAAGGATAAACAAACAATGTGGGGATTTGAACCTGCTGATGCTGCAATTTCAACTCTTGACTTATTTAAAAATAAGAAATTAAAGGAAATATTAATCCCTGGGTTTGGATACGGCAGGAATGCACAAATTTTCACTGAAAATGGCTTCAACGTTACAGGAATTGAAATTTCAGAAACGGCAATTGATTTAGCAAAAAAACACTATGGCAATATCGTAAATGTGTATCATGGAAGTGTCAGCGAGATGCCATTTGACCAAAAGTTATATGATGGCATTTTTTGTTATGCATTAATTCATTTACTAAATGAAGAAGAAAGAGCTAAACTGATTGCGGATTGTTATAACCAACTTCGAATTGGTGGATACATGGTATTTGTTGCAATTTCAAAGAATACCGCCACATATGGAGAAGGTATAGAACTAAGTAAAGACAGATTCAAGACCAAGCATGGAGTTAATCTATTCTATTATGATCTAGCAGCAATAGAGAATGAGTTTGGCCAATATGGATTGAGTGAAACTGAAGAAATTAGTGAACCTGCAAAAAATATAGGCAACAAGCCTTCACAAAAATTTTGGCAAATTACCTGTACTAAAAAGGAACAGTAAAACGCTTCAGATTGATTTTTAAACTAAAACCAACAGTCCAAACTTGTGTCATAACAGCTTGATACTGCTTGTACTTAACCTAACAAATGAATAAGCTAATTGCAATAATTCTAATATTGGTCATTGGGCCAATTCTTGGAGGGGTTTATGGGATTCTTCATGACCAAATCACCTATTCCATCTCAGAGGAGTATTATACAAAGTTTAAGTTTATACAATTTGGACTTGAAAACTGGGGATTAGGACAAAATATCGGATCAGGTAAAAATCCGGAGATACAGTTAGAGAACCCTAGATTTGGAGTTACCATCATAGGAATATTGGCTACATGGTGGGTAGGACTTATTATAGGGGTGTTTCTTGGTCTTGTAGGGTTCATCCATAAAAATGGAAATGAGATGTTCAAGGTTACCCTAAAAGCAATTATGGTAACTATGGGAGTCGCATTAATAACTGGCTTTATTGGGCTTTTATATGGACAATTTTTTCTGGATGAAGTTCCTCCGTATTGGTTTTTACCTGACCATACAAATGACAGGAAAAGCTTTATAGCCATTGGCTCAATGCATAATTTCAGCTACTTGGGAGGACTAATTGGATTAATTGCAGGTGTGATATTTAGTATCCTCCAAAAAAGAAAAAATAAACGCATGATAACTCAAAATTCCTGATGCATAAAACGTCAGCAGATACTCCAATTAACAATAACCAATTGATGATTAAAGCATTATATCAAATAGAAAACACGCTCTTAAATTATAATGGGCTGAAAATAAAAAACGTTGTTCAAGACCATGAATGTCAAGAATATTTTGGGTTTAACTTCCAAATAAACAAGCTCAACATAAAATTTAGAAAAGCGAAAGTCACTCCTAAAAAAACGGGGCTGTTTGTCTCCTTATGGAAAAGAAACGCAACAGGACAAACAGCGCCTTTTAGCATAAATGACAATTTCGATTATTATATCATCGCAACGGAACAAGATCACCAATTCGGGTTTTTCCTTTTCCCAAAACAAGTTTTAAGCGACAATCAAATATTAACCAAGCACAATAAAGAAGGTAAACGGGGTTTCAGGGTCTATGCAGATTGGAATACACCCAACAACAAACAAGCTCAAAAAAGCAAAAATTGGCAAGAAAAGTATTTTATAGATTTGACCAATACCGAAAATAAGTGTGTTGAAAAACTTAATTCAATTCTGCCCATCACTTGTCTGTAATATGAATGGGATACACTAATTGTTCATCACATTTAATCAGCATTCAAACAAAAGGTATAGCCCATTCCTACTCAAATAGTAATGGCTATACCTTTATAATATTCAGCATCATAATGTCCTGCTATTGACTACAAACATTTGTATGCTTAACCTATCTACTTAAGTCTAATCGGATATTGGTTAGGTTACCCTTAAAATGAAAAGGAGTATCGTAGTTATCATCAATCGGGGTGCCGCCATCCATACCGATATCTTGCGTTTCATCCAAAGAGTACTTGATAGGTGTCGTCTGATCAATCTTACCTTCACCTACTACCTTGCCATCCACAAGGAGCTTCACTGTACCACTCTTACCAAACTCCTTTTCACCACCATTATAGGTAAAGTCTGCCTTGACCTCATGCTTTCCGGCAGGTACTTTTGAAGTAGAATTGATGGTATAGCGCTTCAGGTCAATGTAATTGTGGGAGAAATAAAGTTGACCATCTTTCAGGTAAAATGCCCAACCTGCTGTATTGCCGCCTTGCGTGAAGATCATCCCATTACTATTTTCATCCACCTCCACATCTGCCGTAATCGAGAAGGATTTGTTCTTCAGGTCAGGGGCAGTTGCTTCCGGCAACCCGCTGATAGGAGAAGGATAAACAAAGTGAGTTCTACCTGCACTTGGGTTGGGCTTACCTGTCATCTCTGCCGAAAAGCGTTCCGCTCCTCGCCAGTCCAGCGGCAGTACATTGTACTTGCTCGCCTGTGCCCACCACAAAGCTTTTAGCTCTTCCAACTTTGCAGGTTCGGACTTTGCCAAATCAGTAGCCTGAGAAAAATCCTTGTCAATATTGTAAAGTTCCCACTTGGCTTCAAATGGGTCATAGTTATCCCTTACCGGATTCCATGGTTCAAACGAAAGGCTGGCAGCCCACCAACCATCCTTGTAGATGCCCCGGTTGGCAAACATTTCAAAGTATTGCATGGTATGGCTTTCCTTGGCTTTGCCATCGGTCAAACTTTCCATAAAGCTACGTCCTTCCATGGGCTTCTGTGGTACCCCATTGACCATATTAGGCTCTTCTAGTCCCACTACCTCCAAAATAGTTGGCGCTATATCCACCACATGGGTAAACTGATTCCTGATCGCTTTGCTTTCCTTGATCTTCTTGGGCCATGAGATTATCATCGGGTTTCTTACTCCTCCTAAATGACTGGCTACCTGCTTGGTCCATTGGAATGGTGTATTCATCGCCCAAGCCCACTCAGCAGGGAAATGGTTGAAGTGTTTTTCCGTTCCCAACTCATCAATATGAGGCAGCACTTCCTCATAAGTAGTCTCATGGGCATTGAAGAATGCAATCTCATTCATACAGCCTTCCAATCCTCCCTCTGCCGAAGAACCATTATCACCCACGATATAAATGATCATGGTATTTTCAGCATCCGGCAAGGTCTTGACATAGTCCATCACCCGCCCTACCTGAGCATCGGCATGTGCCCCATAGGCAGCAAAAATTTCCATCATATGGCTGTACAGCTTTTTCTGGTCGGCATTCAGGCTCTCCCATGCCGGCAGACTTTTGGGACGGGTTGTCAGCTTGGCATCGGCAGGGATTACCCCCATCTCTTTTTGACGCTTGAAGGTCTCTTCCCGATACTTATCCCAGCCCATATCAAACTTGCCTTTAAACTTGTCAATCCATTCTTTCGGTGCCTGATGTGGACTGTGTGTTGCAGCCAAAGCCAAATAAACAAACCAAGGCTTTTCAGGCTCAAATGCCTCTGCCTTTTGCAAGTACGCAATGGTCTTGTCTGCAAGGTCTGCACTCAGGTGATAGTTCGGGTCATCTGGACGCTCTATTGGGTTCAGGTTTTCGATCAGGTCCGCCTTGAACTGGTTGATATCTCCCGCATTAAAGCCATAGAAGTAATTAAATCCCAATCCTGTGGGCCAGTGGTCAAAAGGTCCCAATGGACCTGTCTCATATACGGGTGTATTGTGGTTTTTTCCAATCCAAGCGGTGGCATAGCCATTTTGTCTCAGTATTTCGGCAATGGTAGCCGTACTTTTCGGGATTACACCAGTATAGCCGTCATATCCGGTAGCCAGCTCTGTAATAATACCTGTACCGGAAGACTGGTGGTTTCGCCCAGTCAGTAAGGCAGCTCGGGTAGGTGAGCAAAGCGCTGTCGTATGGAAACGATTATAGATCACGCCCTTCTCTGCCAGCTTTTCCATATTGGGTGAAGGTACCCCTCCACCGCTTACAGCAAACTGGCCAAACCCGGCATCGTCTATCAGGACAAGCAAAATGTTGGGAGCGCCTTCCGGTGGTTTGGCAGGCTGTGGAAACTTGGCAGGGTCACTGTCCTTGAAGGTCGTCCCCACGACACCCTTGAATCGGTATTCCGGTCGAGGTAAGACTTCCTGTGCAAAGGCACGTGGTACGTACACTAGCAACAGCAACATAAAAATAGTAGGTTTCATATTCGTTATCAGTTAGATCTAAAGAGGCAAAACAGAAAGGAGTGAATACCTAACAGGTAGCTAATAAGATACTTTTAGAGTTGACTTCAATAGCTAAATCAAGTGCATCAACAAAATGTAAAATGAAGTAAAAAAGAAGGGTATTTATCTATACTAAAGAAGTAGCCTTTTATGCTATATTATAAGTTTTCAAATTGAGCATTTATTTTAATAAATATATTTTCAGTACAAAACCCCATTCAATAACATTATATACAATCACAGAGTTCAAACTTTATTGCAATAAAAACTGCCCAACATACTTATATAAAAATATTCATATGTATTAAAGTCAATTTACGATGAATATCAGACTCAACTAAGTATTCTAATTGAAGTAATCACAATCCACCTTCCCCACTGTTTACGCTGTTTATCAGATAAAGTCATCCTGAAAAGTAACCATCACTTCTTGATTCCCTCATTATGAAATTTGTAACACAACGATAATTAAACACTAATAACCAAACACTTACCACTACAACTGACGCTTGTAAAACCTCCTTCTCTTCTTAAAAAGGGATCGTATAACCAACTTTCCTTATTGAAATGGTAACTAAAAAGTTTCATCACAACAGGCTCAGGACAATACCTGTTTAAGTCCTAAGATCTTTATACCTACATTCCATTCATCGCAATTCTTGTTCTTCCTATCGCACTATTTTCTTTTGAAAAATCTATACGCTCTACTTTGACACTCAATAGAAATTATGATCACTGGTTTTTAAGCGAACCTGATCGTCACGTGCTTTCTACTTTAAAAATTGTGCTAATGAAGACACCTGATTTTTATTACAGTGGATTTAAATCACAAACAGCATAGAAAAAGTAGAATTACAACAAACTATTAATAAACTAAATACTAGGTAATTATGACCAAATTGCGGAACACAAAACTCCAAATCACCCACCGGGTAATTTTTCAAGCAGTGACAGCCCTTATTATTTCATCATTAGTTATACTTTCAGGTTGCAATGATGACGATGAAAACGTAGTAGATGAAGCCTCCATTACATCCATAGATTGTAGCGGCGTCACTTTTGACTTGACTATAGACGGCCCAGATATTTCAGGTACAGCTACCGTTCCTTATTCCGGCGGAAATGGCGTGGCTTATGACACTGCAATGGTGATCTCTTCAACTGGTGTAATAGGCTATACTGCTACATTGGAAAGCGGTACGTTGGCGAGTGGCGAAGGTAACTTGGTCTTTGATATCACGGGTACATCCACAAATCAGATGGGCGGCGGCATCGCTTTCTTCAGTGTAGCTTTTGGAGGTCAGGCCTGCGTACTTGAGATGACACTTGATGGTGGATTCGATGGCGGCATGGAACCTGGCGCTGGTGGTCCTGGCGGAGACATGGGCGACATTGTGGACAACGGCTTCTCAGATGTTGAAGCGGTAGAAGTTACGGCTTGTTCTTCTGCTTCAGGAATTGAGAAGATCATTTGCCTTGCCGAATCTTTTATCGCATTGCTTGATGATGAAGAGTTGGCAATTGTACAGCTTGATTACTCAGTGGAAAATGCACAGAAATGGTCTAACCTACCAGAAGGAATGGCAGGAATCAGACTGGGACTTTCTCTGGGCGAAATGGATTCAACACAAGTGGCCTATGTAAAAGCCCTGCTGAAAGAAGTTACCGGAAGTAAAGCAAACGAAGGATGGGACGAACTGTATCAACACCTTATCGCTGACAATTACCTAGGTGACAATGGAGGCGGCAATACTTACGGCTCTCACAATTACTATTTTGCCTTGTTGGGAACACCATCTACCTCCGGCACTTTTGAGATCCAATTCGGAGGCCATCACTTTGCGCTTGCCAACACTTACATTGATGGAGAACTGGTGGGTGCTACTCCTTCTTTCCGTGGCATTGAACCATTCGGTACTTTCACTTACAATGGTGAATCTTACCAAACCATGAATGATGAGCAAGCAGCTATGGTGGCTATGCTGGCAGGACTGTCTTCTGACGAGCTGGCAACTGCTCAACTGAGTGGTACATTCGGTGATCTTGTAGCTGGCCCTCAGAATGATAACAATTTCCCTGCAACGCCTTCTGGACTGAACGTAGGTGGACTAACCTCTGCTCAGAAAGAACTGGTACTTGCCGTAATCGAAACTTACGTTGCTGACCTGTCTGATACTGAAGCTGAAAAAATCATGGACAAATATGAAAGCGAGATAGACGATACCTACATCGGATATTCAGGTACAACCAGCGTAACTGAAAGAAACGATTATGTCAGAATCGATGGCCCGTCTGTATGGATTGAGTACAGTACGCAGTCTGGCGTTATCCTGTCAGGCACACACCCTCACTCTGTATGGAGAGACAAGACATTTGATTACGGTGGAAATTAATTTTTTCCACTGCTGAAACATTCAGTGACAACCTGCCCTCCTGCTGAGGGCAGGTTGCTTTCAACCAATATGATAACAAATCCGTCCGACTTCAGGTGCAGGTACATTTCTGCAAGGTGATCGGGCAGCATTACTTATTGAATACCAGTATGCATTTCAGAAAGCTATGGCATGTATCACTTTTGCTGCTACCTGCCTTCATGATACTACCCTCAAAAATTTTGGCTCACCCCATGCCCAATACGGTGGTGGAACTTTCCGTTTCAGATCATTCTGTTTTTGGTGTGGCAAAGATGCCTTTTATAGTTTGGATGGATGCCACCAAAAGC encodes:
- a CDS encoding arylsulfatase; protein product: MKPTIFMLLLLVYVPRAFAQEVLPRPEYRFKGVVGTTFKDSDPAKFPQPAKPPEGAPNILLVLIDDAGFGQFAVSGGGVPSPNMEKLAEKGVIYNRFHTTALCSPTRAALLTGRNHQSSGTGIITELATGYDGYTGVIPKSTATIAEILRQNGYATAWIGKNHNTPVYETGPLGPFDHWPTGLGFNYFYGFNAGDINQFKADLIENLNPIERPDDPNYHLSADLADKTIAYLQKAEAFEPEKPWFVYLALAATHSPHQAPKEWIDKFKGKFDMGWDKYREETFKRQKEMGVIPADAKLTTRPKSLPAWESLNADQKKLYSHMMEIFAAYGAHADAQVGRVMDYVKTLPDAENTMIIYIVGDNGSSAEGGLEGCMNEIAFFNAHETTYEEVLPHIDELGTEKHFNHFPAEWAWAMNTPFQWTKQVASHLGGVRNPMIISWPKKIKESKAIRNQFTHVVDIAPTILEVVGLEEPNMVNGVPQKPMEGRSFMESLTDGKAKESHTMQYFEMFANRGIYKDGWWAASLSFEPWNPVRDNYDPFEAKWELYNIDKDFSQATDLAKSEPAKLEELKALWWAQASKYNVLPLDWRGAERFSAEMTGKPNPSAGRTHFVYPSPISGLPEATAPDLKNKSFSITADVEVDENSNGMIFTQGGNTAGWAFYLKDGQLYFSHNYIDLKRYTINSTSKVPAGKHEVKADFTYNGGEKEFGKSGTVKLLVDGKVVGEGKIDQTTPIKYSLDETQDIGMDGGTPIDDNYDTPFHFKGNLTNIRLDLSR
- a CDS encoding DUF3500 domain-containing protein encodes the protein MTKLRNTKLQITHRVIFQAVTALIISSLVILSGCNDDDENVVDEASITSIDCSGVTFDLTIDGPDISGTATVPYSGGNGVAYDTAMVISSTGVIGYTATLESGTLASGEGNLVFDITGTSTNQMGGGIAFFSVAFGGQACVLEMTLDGGFDGGMEPGAGGPGGDMGDIVDNGFSDVEAVEVTACSSASGIEKIICLAESFIALLDDEELAIVQLDYSVENAQKWSNLPEGMAGIRLGLSLGEMDSTQVAYVKALLKEVTGSKANEGWDELYQHLIADNYLGDNGGGNTYGSHNYYFALLGTPSTSGTFEIQFGGHHFALANTYIDGELVGATPSFRGIEPFGTFTYNGESYQTMNDEQAAMVAMLAGLSSDELATAQLSGTFGDLVAGPQNDNNFPATPSGLNVGGLTSAQKELVLAVIETYVADLSDTEAEKIMDKYESEIDDTYIGYSGTTSVTERNDYVRIDGPSVWIEYSTQSGVILSGTHPHSVWRDKTFDYGGN
- a CDS encoding KUP/HAK/KT family potassium transporter — its product is MSKTPSKQSVLALAALGIVYGDIGTSPLYAFRECFNGKHATTLNPDNVMGILSLIFWLLILIVSVKYLFVVLKADHHGEGGVLALMQSALTSLGDKRLGKTFILLIGLFGAALLYGDGLLTPAISVLSAVEGLKVINPAFENLAPPLTTLILVVLFLGQQFGTAKVGMLFGPVMLLWFSILGVLGVVHILKYPDILVALNPVLAIKFLSVEGFESLYVLGAVFLVVTGGEALYADLGHFGKKAIRQAWFFVVLPGLVLNYFGQGALLIRA
- a CDS encoding MepB family protein, producing MHKTSADTPINNNQLMIKALYQIENTLLNYNGLKIKNVVQDHECQEYFGFNFQINKLNIKFRKAKVTPKKTGLFVSLWKRNATGQTAPFSINDNFDYYIIATEQDHQFGFFLFPKQVLSDNQILTKHNKEGKRGFRVYADWNTPNNKQAQKSKNWQEKYFIDLTNTENKCVEKLNSILPITCL
- a CDS encoding class I SAM-dependent methyltransferase, which gives rise to MTEFWESSFKDKQTMWGFEPADAAISTLDLFKNKKLKEILIPGFGYGRNAQIFTENGFNVTGIEISETAIDLAKKHYGNIVNVYHGSVSEMPFDQKLYDGIFCYALIHLLNEEERAKLIADCYNQLRIGGYMVFVAISKNTATYGEGIELSKDRFKTKHGVNLFYYDLAAIENEFGQYGLSETEEISEPAKNIGNKPSQKFWQITCTKKEQ